The DNA region ACtgattgtaagtttttttttaggaGTTATTTTGGTTAACAAAAGAGGAAAATAATTAAcgcaaaatttaattaacaaggAATCGAACCCGCACTACTGATTATACGGTTATACCTCGGCAAAAAAAGCTACCACCATTGCCTAGCAATTTCAGAGtagtaaatgattttttattttttatttttatcatatatatatatatgatttggaaaattttaaggaatttaaattatttatttatcttgttaatttatatatttaacatttaaaatttatttcggCATGTAAcattaagttaaatattttacatacattgaaaatgatgatttagagttatttatttattgaataattgtatgcataatttatttgtttatttttaaaatttttcgtTGATCAATTTATGATTattgtacataaaaaattatgttaaacaaTATTCATGCAATGTTATTATTAAGATATTATGCAAATATTTAgctttttattagaaattaattagttttagtttatttggtTTTCTTCAATCTGCAATATTAAAAGTTTCATGGTTATATCTACCACTTTATCGTGCATGATTTGTTTCGCTCACGCACGTtggcttttattttatttttaattaattattttaaaagttaatatatatatatatatatatataatgagatGTGATGATTAGATCACAATTTACAAGTATATAACCTTTTTTCTAGATAATGAAAGACCCTAGCAAATTGTGTTTGGATTTACTGTAAATATAAAGTAACACGACTAAGCaaacaatataaaaagaaaaatatacagtgaatacattttaattaaattcatatatatatatatatatggttatcAAACTTGAAAGTTTATATAGACTTGTGAGATTTCTATAAACTTGACCAGTGAACTCGTAGATTTATAAGAgtttatttcatataaaaataataacaaaatatctataaataacatactaattaaatatttcaacaatataataaaataaaacagtaaatcataaaattcaaaatatttaaataatcaaatttagtAATATtatatcactactagaaaaataacTTATAGAGATTATAGTAGTAGTAAATCATTCTCATTTTGATGTTAGTAGAGAACAatagtttgatattattaaatatgataattttttatttgagaattttttatttgaaaattttttacttagagtttatagagTTTACCAAAATTTACTAACTCTTATGAGTTTACTTAAGAGTACAAGTGAACTcctaaacttataaaaataaattaataaattaactcaAAAGTTTaataaccatatatatatatatatatatataaacaaaaatgttGGCCTTAAGACTCATCCAAGATCAGGCTTCTCGTTTTCGAATGTCTTTAAATGATCCATCCAGCTCATTGAGTACATCATATAAATTTCACCGATTTTTACAGCATATTTTAATGTTATCTTATTTAGACCCAATTTGTGGTGCCCCATAATacaagctattttttttttcctcttttattttctattagtgTCGCCACTCCGACAAATACAACCGACCATATCACATAAGGATAAGAGCAATTAAAAACCAGTGGTTATTCAAAGCaataatttaaaaccttgatatTAAAGCCTCACAACTCCGGTTCACATCTTGCTCACAAAATCTTACACTTCCCCTACTAATAGTTCGTCGATGATATGATATGTAGGCTAAAAAAGCAAGAAACAAACATGACTAATTATGGAAGCAATCAGAGAAAACGATTGTAAAGGTGAAGAAAAACATTTGTCAGTATAACACTGTATGAACAGAAGCCTTTTACAAGGCCAGTTTAGTTAGGAAGCTGCCTATAGACATTCTTTATTGTATACTTATGAGGGATAATTCCCAACTTGTTTGCAGCTTTTCTTCAACACAATGCATAAAGAGTATAAGCCTTTTAGAATTTACAAAGAAGAAAGGTGATCGAGAATTTGAGAGTGGTAGCTGCTAATAATGTACCCTCTCGTCATTGAAATGCAGGCTCTCAATACCCCTAAGAGTTGTCTCCAAATTCTTTATGTTGGATGTGTTTCTGCCAGAGGATGTTCGGTTGTGCTCAGATGACATGATAGCTGAACTTCTCTGAGCACCAGGGGCAGGGATTTTACGAAGTGCTCCCTGACTTGAATCCAGGATCAGAGAACGAGAGGCCTCGGTCTCACTGCCAACTACATCACGGTTGCCTGAGACAGCACCTCGCTTTGCAGTTCCACTTGACCAGAAGAAATTAGAACTTGACAACTGATAAACCATGCACAGAGATTGGTAAGTAACATGAAAACTAATTTCCTAATAAACAGAACTTTCTGCAAGAAATATGCTGTCATCATAGCACAGATAATAATCAATTCACAAATACATACACGCACCATAGCATCTTTAGATCCAGTTGAGTCATATGTAACTGGGCCTTTTTGTCTAGATAAGATTCCGTCATTAGCAATAGTTCCAGAGTTTCTCCTACGAGTAGGATCTGATGAAGACCAATTAGTAGGCCTACCATTACCATCCTCTCCACCTACATAGAAGTTGCCCCAGTAAAAAATTGCAAGAGTTACATATCAACAAAGCATGAAAAGGATGAGTCAAATGACAAACTATAAAGGACAAAAGGCATCACATAATAGCTGACAGATTATTGAATGGTATGACACCACAGTCTAACATCTCAATCAAGGTGAATAAATGATAGATCAAAGATGTGAAGCAAAAAGAAAGACTATACCTAACTGTCCGTCACCATTTGAAGCCAGTGGTGGCATGCCTGAACTTGGTCCAGCAGCAGGACCCTGCAAATGTCACTTCCACTAAAATAACCTAATCTCAACAATCAATCAGCTAATACAATAAGATAGCATGCTATCACTTACAATAGCACGGGCAGGGGCAGTGACACTTGAAGATTGCTGATATTTCAAAATGGTCCAATCAAAGACATAATCAAACTGGAATCCTGGTGCAAGaagtcaacaacaaaaaaagggaaTATAAAAACATAGCCATCTGgtccctaaaatatttttatcaaggAGCATAGTACTTAGCACATCccagtataaaatataaattgaagaacAAGGCTCAAACCTTCACGAATGAAAAGGTCACGAAGAAGTCTTTTCAAATAAGCATAATCTGGTTTATCATCAAACCTCAGTGACCGGCAGTAATGGAAGTATGAAGCAAATTCTGAGGGATAGCCACGACAGAGAGACTAACAAAGAAGCAATCCACAATCAGacacaaatttaaaaacaaaatatgggcATATATGATATGAAACAAAAAACTTCATCACACAATCACACCTCAATAGAAGTAGAAACTTTCTTCTCACTAATCTTCTCATACTTCTGCTTCTTAGTACCAGCTTTCAATCCCTGCCAAGGCAGACTGCAGAactaccaaataaaaaaatagtagatgataaaaatcataaattaaataacaaaggaGAGAGGCTAATTACCTTCCTCTTAAAAAGTACATAAGAACATATCCAAGTGACTCTAAATCATCCCTACGGCTTTGCTCTATCAAAGCATGAAAATGACATTTTCAGTTCCATATCAATggtattcaacaaaaaaataagaaagggtATTAATCAAAAGAGACATAAGAGCATACCAATTCCTAGATGAGTATTCATACTAGCATACCTAGCAGTTCCGGTCAAATTCTTGTTCTCTCTGCAAAAGATTAGAAGGAAGTCAAATTTACAGAAAATCATGAAAGTACAGAATGACAACTTAGAGCAACAAAAATCAAGTTCTATCTTGATCTTTACAAGAATAATTCGAAAGACTATGCAAATTGAtgatatagaaataaaaataaagactaaTTACAAATCATTGCAGAGAAACTACCCAAACAACTCATGTAAGTAACAATACTGAGTCATGATTGATTAAACAAACACA from Glycine soja cultivar W05 chromosome 8, ASM419377v2, whole genome shotgun sequence includes:
- the LOC114422284 gene encoding casein kinase 1-like protein 2 isoform X2, which gives rise to MEPRVGNKFRLGRKIGSGSFGEIYLGTNIQTNEEVAVKLESVKTKHPQLLYESKLYKILQGGNGIPNVKWYGVEGEYNVLVMDLLGPSLEDLFNFCSRKLSLKTVLMLADQMLNRVEFVHSKSFLHRDIKPDNFLMGLGRRANQVYIIDFGLAKKYRDTTTHQHIPYRENKNLTGTARYASMNTHLGIEQSRRDDLESLGYVLMYFLRGSLPWQGLKAGTKKQKYEKISEKKVSTSIESLCRGYPSEFASYFHYCRSLRFDDKPDYAYLKRLLRDLFIREGFQFDYVFDWTILKYQQSSSVTAPARAIGPAAGPSSGMPPLASNGDGQLGGEDGNGRPTNWSSSDPTRRRNSGTIANDGILSRQKGPVTYDSTGSKDAMLSSSNFFWSSGTAKRGAVSGNRDVVGSETEASRSLILDSSQGALRKIPAPGAQRSSAIMSSEHNRTSSGRNTSNIKNLETTLRGIESLHFNDERVHY
- the LOC114422284 gene encoding casein kinase 1-like protein 2 isoform X1, encoding MEPRVGNKFRLGRKIGSGSFGEIYLGTNIQTNEEVAVKLESVKTKHPQLLYESKLYKILQGGNGIPNVKWYGVEGEYNVLVMDLLGPSLEDLFNFCSRKLSLKTVLMLADQMLNRVEFVHSKSFLHRDIKPDNFLMGLGRRANQVYIIDFGLAKKYRDTTTHQHIPYRENKNLTGTARYASMNTHLGIEQSRRDDLESLGYVLMYFLRGSLPWQGLKAGTKKQKYEKISEKKVSTSIESLCRGYPSEFASYFHYCRSLRFDDKPDYAYLKRLLRDLFIREGFQFDYVFDWTILKYQQSSSVTAPARAIGPAAGPSSGMPPLASNGDGQLGGEDGNGRPTNWSSSDPTRRRNSGTIANDGILSRQKGPVTYDSTGSKDAMVRLSSSNFFWSSGTAKRGAVSGNRDVVGSETEASRSLILDSSQGALRKIPAPGAQRSSAIMSSEHNRTSSGRNTSNIKNLETTLRGIESLHFNDERVHY